A region of the Verrucomicrobiales bacterium genome:
ATTCAGTTTGGCAGGATACCCGACTCAATAGGCTTCAGCCCCACTGTGGACCCTACTGACTGGTAAGCCGGATGCGGGAAATCCGCCAGTCCGGTTTGGAGGGAGGGGTGCGGTCAATCCCGCATTCCTACCCCTATCAATTGTAGTGTGGGCCGTCTCGGCCCATGGGATGTGGAAAAAGGGAAAGGATGAAGGGACTGCCCGCTGCGCTCCGGGGCAGGGGAATCGTCCAGGGACGGACGACGCTACAAATCGTCGACTCAGTTTCCCCTTTCCAGCCTGGCGGTCTCCAAGCAGGCTTAGGGCCTGACATGCGGGTTGATTTTCAGTGCGGCTCCCGAAAGGGTAACGATCGGCGATGATGGCTGAGATTCCTCCATCGCTGGTTCTGTTGCTGCGTGATACCTCGCGGAGCTTCTATCTGACGCTGCGGCTGCTGCCGGCACCGGTCCGCCCTCAGATCGGGTTGGCCTACCTCTTGGCTCGTGCGACCGATACCGTCGCGGACACGGACCTCATCTCGGTATCCCAACGCCTTGACGCGTTGGGGGCGATGCGGCGCCGCATCCTGGATCCGGCCGCTCGCCCGCTCGATCTCACTTCCTTTGTATCGGCTAGCTCGCGCACGGCATCGCCAGGGGAGCAGCGGTTGCTGGCCAGGATCGAGGAGGCGGTGGCAGTTCTGCGCGGATTCTCGGGTCCCGACCAAGCACGGATCACTTCGGTGATCGATGTCATCACCGGGGGGCAGGAGTTGGATCTGCAGCGGTTTGGGGGGGCGACGGCGGACTCTATTGTGGCCCTCCGATCGGCCGAGGAGCTGGACGACTACACCTTTCGAGTCGCGGGGTGCGTGGGACGCTTCTGGACGGAGATGTGCTCGGCGCATCTGTTTGGTGAAGGGGCCTGGGATGAGGCGGCGCAACTCCGGAGGGGCGTCGAGTTCGGAAAAGGACTGCAGCTGGTCAACATCCTTCGCGATTTGCCTCGGGATCTGCGTCAGGGACGATGCTATCTGCCGTCGGAGGAGCTGGCGGCGGTCGGCCTGCGCCCGAGCGATCTCCTTGAAACCAGGAATGGGCCTCGGTTGCGTCCGATTTACGAGCGGTATCTCGATCGAAGCCAGGCATTCCTCGATTCCGGGTGGGCCTATACGCTGGGGATCCCTGGGAATGCCCGTCGCTTGCGGCTGGGCTGTGCGTTGCCGATTCTGATCGGGGTACGGACCTTGGGTTTGCTGAGGCAATCGAGCCCGTTGTCCGTCGCTGCGCCGGTCAAAGTGACACGTCCGTGGCTACGAGGCGCTGCCGGCCGGGCCTTCCTGGCGTGCTGGGGGCTCCAAGACTGGCAGCGCCTATATGGTTGGGCGAAGGGCTAACCACACCTTTCGTTTATCCAGTTGCACCTGGCCCACTGGATCCGCTAAAATCTTTTCATGCAAAAAATCCGACGCTTTCTCATTTGCTGTCTGATCTGGGTGGGGCTGGTTCCGGGACGGTCTTCCATGGCTGCTGACGCCCCGACGGGTGCCCAGGATCCAGCTGCGCGGGCGAGGCTGGAATTGGAGCGTCAGGCGAACGCCGCTGGCCAGCCAGCTGCCAGCGCTGCCGAAGCCAGCGCCAAGTCCGCCCAGCAGCTACAGAATCAGGCCAAATCCTTAGCCGCGAAGCAAACCACGGCCCCGGGACCCAAGGTGCGTTATGCCACCAGCCGCCCGGTGAAGCTGAGCCCTCCTCCTCCCAGCGCGGAAGAAGTTGCCCGCCAGGAGCGATTGGCGCAGATCGAACGCGAAGTGGAACGGCGTCGTGCCGAGCGGGCTGGCCAAGCCCCGGCGGCAGTAGCCGTCGCGAACAAGCCTCAAGAGGTTTCTCCGGTGCCTCCCGCTGCCACCGGTTCCCCCGCACCGGCGCCCGTGGTGGTGTCGCGTGAAACGCCACCGACTTCGGAAGCCACGGAGAAGCAGCGGAGCCAGTCCTTGCGTGAAAAGCTCGCCGCCGATCGCGCCCGGTTGGCAGCCGAACGCGAGGCCGCTGAACAACAGAAAGCCCAGCAGCGCCAGCGCCGTGAAGGTATTGCTTTTTCCAGCCAAACGCCCCCACCCGCAGCCGCCTTGGCCTCGGCCTCCACTCCTCCAGCCCCGGCTCCCGCCGCTGAGGCGGTGGAAGCGGATCGAAAAGCTCGGGTTGAGAAGGTGCAGTCTGAGCTGGATTCCAAACAGTTTGCCCAGAACGCCTCAGGTGGCGCTGGTCGTGTCCAGGTCGCCAGCCCCGCGCCCTCGCTCCCCGTTCTTTCCCTGGAGCAGGAACGCAAGGCTCGCGAGCTGTTGCGTCAGACTTTGGCTGAGTTGGAACAGCAGGAGGCCGCCGCGAATCCAAGCAAGAAGGCGAAAGCGACCAAGGCAGCTCCAGTGACCGCAGCGCCCGCTCCTGCTCCGGCCCCGGCTGCAGCTGCAGCTGCAGCTCCTGCTCCTGCTCCCTCGGCGGAAGCGGAGCTGAAGCGTCAGGAAGAGCAGTCGCGGTTGGCAGCGCGTGAGCTGATCCGTCAGGAAGGCGAACGCGTGGAGGCCGAGAAGAAGGCGAAAGCGGCTCAGGCCAAGATTCAAGCCGACCGAGCGGAGGCCGAGCGGCGCTCCAAACAAGCCCAGGAGGTTCAAGCCAAGTCGGAAGCCAAAGCGCAGGCTGAACGTGCCAAGGCGGATGCCGACAAGGCGCGTGCCAATGCTAAGTTGGAAGAGGCCAAAGCCAAGCTTCACACCCGTACCGAAGCGGAACGTGCCGCGGAATCCCAGGCGAAGAAGGCGACGGTGAAGCCAGCGCCTGCAGCTCCCGCCTCAGCAGCCGCCACTCCTGCTGTTGTGGCCGCCCCGACTACCAAGGCCGAGAAGCTGGCGGCTCTGCTGAAGTCCTACACCCGTTCGGACTCGCCCATTTCCGCCGAAGAGTATCATCGGGAACGAGCACGGATTCTGTCAGAGCCCTGATTGCGCGTCCCGATAAAGTCCACGCATCCAATCTCTCCCAGGCCTCGGATCGGTAGATCAGGGGGCCTGGGAGTTTATCTACACCATGCACCATTTCCATTACTCCGGATCCCAGCTGTTCTGCGAGAACGTCTCCATCGAATCTCTGGTCAAGAAGTTCGGTTCGCCCCTGTATGTCTATTCGCAGAGCACTCTCAAGGATCATTTCCAGCGGCTCGACCAGGCTCTGGAGCCCTTAGACCACCTGATTTGCTACGCCATGAAGGCGAACTCCAATCAGGCGGTGATGCGGACTCTCGCCCGCGAAGGCAGCGGCTTCGATGTGGTGAGTGAAGGGGAGCTGCGTCGGGTGATTGCTGCCGGTGGAAACCCGGCGAAGTGCGTGTTTGCCGGGGTGGGCAAGACGGAGACTGAGATCGCCTTCGCCATTCGCCAGGGGATTTATTCCTTCAATGTGGAGAGCGAGCCTGAGCTGGAGCGGATTAACCGAGTTGCCAAACGCATTGGGGTCAAGGCCCCCGTGGCGGTGCGAGTGAACCCCAACATTGACGCTCATACTCACGCGAAAATCACGACTGGGACTTATGAAAATAAATTCGGGATCGCATTTGAGCAGGTGGAAGGAGTCTACGCCCGGGCCAGCAAGCTGAGGAACCTCCGGCTCCGTGGCATTCAGATGCATATCGGGTCTCAGTTGACCGAGGTTGCCCCGTTCGAAAGTGCCGTTCGCAAGGTGGCGCCGATGGTGGCCAAGCTGGCTGCCAAGTATGCCTTTGAGTTTTTCAGCATCGGGGGCGGCATTGGAATTGTTTATCAGCCGGCGCTCGAGAGCGGTCAGGCCCAGTGGTGGAAGACCGGCCCGGCCCGCAAGATTCTCACTCCGGCCAGCTATGCCAAAACGCTGATCCCCATACTCCAGCCCATGGGGCTCAAGGTTCTGCTCGAACCAGGCCGCTTCATCGTCGGTAACGCCGGCATCTTGGTGGCCCGGGTAGAGTATGTGAAACGCACCGGACGGAAAAACTTCGTCATTGTCGATGCGGCCATGAATGACCTGATCCGGCCGGCTTTCTATGACTCGTATCATCAGATCGTACCGGTTCGAGCCAAGAAGGGAGCCACGATCTCCAGCGACGTCGTTGGCCCCATCTGCGAGTCGGGTGACTACTTCGCCAAGGACCGCCTTTTGCCCAAGGTCGGGGAAGGGGATCTGCTGGCCCTGCTGAGCGCAGGCGCCTACGGTTCCGTCATGGGATCCAATTATAATTCCCGTGGCCTCGCGGCTGAGGTGCTCGTTTCGGGAAGCAAATCCGCGCTCGTTCGTGAGCGTCAGCCGCTCGAAGAGATCTGGAAACTAGAGCGCACACCGGCCTGGCTGAAGTGAGCCGGATCTGGCGCACAGCCGATGGGCGGGAAGAATTGAACCGCTATGGGCGCAAAGGACGCGATGGGGGAGACCGAGGGGCTCCATATTCGGCGTCCAGTCCTTTGCCGTGTAGGAAAAGCGGGGACCTGCTGAAGCAGGAACTCCCTACGCAGCCCCGGACCGCGCGGAATGGTTGAAGGAGCCTTGGCAAGAAGCAAGGAACGGTGATCGACGGCGAAAGACTTCTCCTGCCTTAAGGTGAGTATTCGTCGTTTCCGCAGGAAAACATCTCGCTGTCCGTGGGACTTAGCCCACTCCGACTCGAGGTCGGAGTGGGCTAAGTCCCACGGACAGCGAGCCCGAGATCTTCATAGATCGCCGTGTTGATCGCGTGGTTGCGCTGGCGATGAAGTCGCTCGCCACACATCCCGTTGCACACCCAGGCCACCGACAGGTCCTGATCGGGGTCGACAAATGAGATGGAGGTCTGCATGCCGCCGTGCCCAAACGAATCCAGCGACGCGTGCTGGCCAAAGCCGTAGGACAAAATGGGCTGGCCTGGATGCTGGGTATTGAGCAGCAGTCCTAGTCCCCAATCGATGTGTTGAAGGAAGGTCTCATCGTAGAGACCTTGGCGATGGCGGTAGCGCATCAAATCCACTGTCTCGCGACGAAGAATCCGGTGCCCATTCGCCTCGCCGCCGCACCGGAGCATCTCCACAAACTGTCCAAGCTCGCGCACGGGGCCGCGCGCGTTTCCTCCGGGTCGGCAGGCGGTTGAATCGTGTTCCGTCGTCGCGACGGGCGTTCGTTTGGCATCGCCTGGACGCATCTCGAAGAAATCACCCCGGCGATCTCCCAGTTCCTGAAATGCGGCGCTCGTCATGCCGAGCCAGCTGGAGCTCATCCCCAGAGGCAGGAAAATTTCTTCGCGCACATAGTCGGAGAAGGGACGGCCGTCCAGGCGGCGGACGATCTCTCCAAGCACGTACCAACTGGCGCTGTGGTGGTATCCTGCCCGCTGGCCCGGGATCCATCCGGATTCAGCGGGTGCGGCACAGATAAACTCGATCACTTCGTCCCACGGTAGCGAGAGATCGATCTGATTGGCGCCGCGGAAGCCGGCGGTGTGAGTGAGTAAGTGAGCGAGGGTGATGTTTTCTTTTCCTGCCTGCGCGAACTCGGGGATGAAGCGGGCGACCGGATCGTGAAGATGGAGCCGGCCGCGTTCGAGCTGCTGGCACACGGCGACTGCGGTGACGGGTTTGGTGCAGGAAAACCAGAACTGACTGGTGTCGGTCCGCATGGGGACACCTGGACGACACTCGCCGATCGCCAGGTCCGCGACCTCCCTTCCTCCTCGCGCGACAAACAGCTGCGCGCCCAGATGCAGGCCTTCCTGAATGCCTTGCTCGATCAGGGCGATGGTTCGATGCAGGATCACCTGGTTAGCGTGTCACCCTGATGCACAAAGGCCTGGAACCATTGGGGGCGCTCATTTCGGGGCGAGCTGAGCCACCGCCTGCTTGAGGGCTGCGAGACCACGCTGGTTCTCGGCTGCTGTGCCGATCGAGATCCGGATGTAGTCCGGGAGCTGATAGCCACCCATCGGTCGGGCGATGACCCCCTGTTGCTGCATGAGTTCAAACACCCGCTGACCCTGGCCGACCTTGACCAAGATGAAATTTGCGGCCGACGGCTGGAACTCGAGCCCGAGCGCTTTCAGCTCGGTTTCGAAAAAACGCAGGCCCTGCAGATTGTTGTCGCGAGTTTTGTTTAAGTGATCTGTGTCATCCAGCGCGGCGATCGCCCCGGCTTGAACAAGGGCATTGATGTTGAACGGTTGCCGGACCTTCTCCAGGCTGGCGATCAACTCGGGATCTCCGATTCCGTAACCCAGACGCAGTCCCGCCAGTCCGTAGATCTTGGAGAAGGTGCGCATCAGGAGCAGGTTTGGCTTGGAGCGTTGCCGGATCATCGGGAGGAGGTCGCAGGGCTGGGGCAGGAATTCGAGATAGGCCTCATCCATCGCGATGAGAACATGCGAGGGAACCTTTTGCACAAAGTCCAGGATGTCCTGGGGCGAGAGTAAGGTGCCAGTGGGGTTGTTGGGATTGGCCACGAACACCACCTTGGTTGTTGGCGTGATGGCTTGAAGCAGGCCCGGAAGATCGTGTCCGAGTCCGTTGGCAGGCACCGTGATCAGGCGGGAGCCGAACAGATGCGTAATGATCGGGTAGACCGCGAAACAGTATTGAGAGACCACCACATCGACCCCCGGGCCCATCAAGGCATGGCCGACGAACTCAATGATCTCGTTCGAACCGTTGCCGAGCACCAAGTTCTCGGGCGTGACTCCCAACTTCTGGGCGAGCTTCTGTTTCAGGTAAAATGCATTGCCATCCGGATACAGGTGGAGATTTCGGATCACCCGTTCCATAGCGGTTACCGCAGCGGGGGAGGGGCCGTTAGGGTTTTCGTTGGAGGCGAGCTTGATAATGTCCTGAGCCGGGAGTCCTAGCTCGCGGGCCACTTCTTCGATCGGGCGCCCGGGCTGGTAGACCGGAAGCTTTTTAAGATTAGGATTCAGTTCCAGTGACATAGCCATACGATAAGGTCAGGAGCGGCGTGCGATAGGGTTTCTTGACGGATCAAAGTTTGGAGAGGATGCGCTTCACATCGACGTGCTTGCCGATGAGGCCTCGGATCAGCTCGATCTTCGCGGTGTCATCCGGACGCGTCTTGACGAGCATGTCATGAACCTTCGAAGCCACTTCGTAGCTGTCCTCTTTGGCGAGGAGCACGGGGAAGGACATCTTCTTCATCACGTCCATCACGGAGGCGCTGGGACGGAGCCCGCCGGTCAGCACGATGCCCGCGAGGCTCTCGCCGGTGCTATCAGGGGGGGTGGTCGCGGCGGCCAGCAAGAGATCTTCCCGATCTCCCGGCGTGATCAGGCAGATCCCCGGTTTGAAGAAGCGCTGCGCGTTCTGAACACCCATGGCTCCTACCACCACATCGCGGACGATATGGAGCCGGGATTCGGCGTCGCAAAGGAGCTTCGCATTCAGTTCCTCCTGAATGGACGCCATGTTGGGGCTCGACAGCATCGGATGATGCGGAATCACGCCGAGCAATTCGAGGCCCTTGCGTTTGAGTCCTTTGCGGGCGAAGTCCGAGACGAAATCCAGCTTCTCAGGAATCACCTTGTTCAGGATGACTCCGATGATCTCGACGCCCTCTTTCTCGAACAGCGCTTGATTGAGGGCAACCTCATCGATGGGCTTTCCGATTCCACCACGGCTGACGATGATCACCTTGGCTCCGAGCGTCTTGGCTACTTGTGCGTTGGAGAGATCGAACACCGCTCCGACACCGGCATGGCCGGAGCCTTCGCAGAGCACGAAGTCTTTCTCCCACGCTACCCGGTCAAAGGCCCGCTGGATCCGTTTCACCAACATCTCGTTGTTGGAGGCTTGCAGATACTTGCGGGTAAAGTCGGGTTCGACGGCGATGGGGCTCATGTCCACCAGCGGGCAGTTGAGCTGGTACACCGAGTCCATCAGCACCGTGTCTTCATCGATCTTGTGCTCCTCGATCTCCACGAAGCGCTGTCCCACGGGCTTGATGTAACCAATGCGTGGGTGATGAGCTTGAAGAGCGGCGAGCAAGCCGAGGGAAGTGGTGGTCTTGCCGTCGTTCTGGCGGGTGGCGGCGATGAAAACCCTGGGCGTGTCGGTGTTCACGGGAGGCGAGGGGGTTTGGTTATTTTTGGGTCTGTTCGGGGTGGAGCTCCTGGTAGGCGATCGATTGCAGCCCCACGATGGCGGCCACCCCGAGGATGTCGTGCGCGTTGGATCCGCGAGAGACATCGGCGGCCGGGCGGTCGAGACCCAGGAGAATCTGCCCGTAGGCATTCGCGCGGGCGACGTGTTGCACCAGCTTGCTCGCGATGTTGCCGGAGTTCAGGTCGGGGAAGATGAGGACATTCGCGCGCC
Encoded here:
- the lysA gene encoding diaminopimelate decarboxylase, with the translated sequence MHHFHYSGSQLFCENVSIESLVKKFGSPLYVYSQSTLKDHFQRLDQALEPLDHLICYAMKANSNQAVMRTLAREGSGFDVVSEGELRRVIAAGGNPAKCVFAGVGKTETEIAFAIRQGIYSFNVESEPELERINRVAKRIGVKAPVAVRVNPNIDAHTHAKITTGTYENKFGIAFEQVEGVYARASKLRNLRLRGIQMHIGSQLTEVAPFESAVRKVAPMVAKLAAKYAFEFFSIGGGIGIVYQPALESGQAQWWKTGPARKILTPASYAKTLIPILQPMGLKVLLEPGRFIVGNAGILVARVEYVKRTGRKNFVIVDAAMNDLIRPAFYDSYHQIVPVRAKKGATISSDVVGPICESGDYFAKDRLLPKVGEGDLLALLSAGAYGSVMGSNYNSRGLAAEVLVSGSKSALVRERQPLEEIWKLERTPAWLK
- a CDS encoding squalene/phytoene synthase family protein, which produces MMAEIPPSLVLLLRDTSRSFYLTLRLLPAPVRPQIGLAYLLARATDTVADTDLISVSQRLDALGAMRRRILDPAARPLDLTSFVSASSRTASPGEQRLLARIEEAVAVLRGFSGPDQARITSVIDVITGGQELDLQRFGGATADSIVALRSAEELDDYTFRVAGCVGRFWTEMCSAHLFGEGAWDEAAQLRRGVEFGKGLQLVNILRDLPRDLRQGRCYLPSEELAAVGLRPSDLLETRNGPRLRPIYERYLDRSQAFLDSGWAYTLGIPGNARRLRLGCALPILIGVRTLGLLRQSSPLSVAAPVKVTRPWLRGAAGRAFLACWGLQDWQRLYGWAKG
- a CDS encoding AAA family ATPase, with the translated sequence MNTDTPRVFIAATRQNDGKTTTSLGLLAALQAHHPRIGYIKPVGQRFVEIEEHKIDEDTVLMDSVYQLNCPLVDMSPIAVEPDFTRKYLQASNNEMLVKRIQRAFDRVAWEKDFVLCEGSGHAGVGAVFDLSNAQVAKTLGAKVIIVSRGGIGKPIDEVALNQALFEKEGVEIIGVILNKVIPEKLDFVSDFARKGLKRKGLELLGVIPHHPMLSSPNMASIQEELNAKLLCDAESRLHIVRDVVVGAMGVQNAQRFFKPGICLITPGDREDLLLAAATTPPDSTGESLAGIVLTGGLRPSASVMDVMKKMSFPVLLAKEDSYEVASKVHDMLVKTRPDDTAKIELIRGLIGKHVDVKRILSKL
- a CDS encoding histidinol-phosphate transaminase, with translation MSLELNPNLKKLPVYQPGRPIEEVARELGLPAQDIIKLASNENPNGPSPAAVTAMERVIRNLHLYPDGNAFYLKQKLAQKLGVTPENLVLGNGSNEIIEFVGHALMGPGVDVVVSQYCFAVYPIITHLFGSRLITVPANGLGHDLPGLLQAITPTTKVVFVANPNNPTGTLLSPQDILDFVQKVPSHVLIAMDEAYLEFLPQPCDLLPMIRQRSKPNLLLMRTFSKIYGLAGLRLGYGIGDPELIASLEKVRQPFNINALVQAGAIAALDDTDHLNKTRDNNLQGLRFFETELKALGLEFQPSAANFILVKVGQGQRVFELMQQQGVIARPMGGYQLPDYIRISIGTAAENQRGLAALKQAVAQLAPK
- a CDS encoding beta-lactamase family protein; this encodes MILHRTIALIEQGIQEGLHLGAQLFVARGGREVADLAIGECRPGVPMRTDTSQFWFSCTKPVTAVAVCQQLERGRLHLHDPVARFIPEFAQAGKENITLAHLLTHTAGFRGANQIDLSLPWDEVIEFICAAPAESGWIPGQRAGYHHSASWYVLGEIVRRLDGRPFSDYVREEIFLPLGMSSSWLGMTSAAFQELGDRRGDFFEMRPGDAKRTPVATTEHDSTACRPGGNARGPVRELGQFVEMLRCGGEANGHRILRRETVDLMRYRHRQGLYDETFLQHIDWGLGLLLNTQHPGQPILSYGFGQHASLDSFGHGGMQTSISFVDPDQDLSVAWVCNGMCGERLHRQRNHAINTAIYEDLGLAVRGT